The region GAAGCCGCTCGATCTCGTCCCTGCGGTACCGCCTGCGACCCCCGGGGGTGCGGACGGGATGCAGGAGCCCCTGCTGCTCCCAGGCGTACAGGGTGTTGCGGTGGAGGCCATAGCGCTCTCCCACCTGCTGGGCGGTGAGGAGAAGCAAATCCATAATAGGCTATAATGTAAAGTAATGTACGCTAAACGTCAACTGTTGTGAACCTCCCAAGAAAGCGAGGGGGGAGGTGTAAGGTCTTTTTCATGCTTTCTCCTTTTCCCTCGAGGCCTTTTCTGCCCGAGGCGCCCCGGGGTAGACCCCCTTTGTGGGAAGACGGTGGAAGAGAGCCGGCTGCTTCCAGTTTTGAGCAAGCAAGACCTGTGTACCCGGCCACAGTCTTATCCCGGCAGACTGGGCGAAGCATGCCCTTTTGCTATAGCCCCAATCGGAGTGCCCAGGCCTGGGTATAGACGAAATTTACAACATGTAGTATCTTTCTCCGCAGAAGCCACAAGATGTGGTTTCTGGGTCGGATACCAGGGGAAGCGCGGTGCAATTCCGCCGCTGTCGCGCAACGGTTATAGCCCGAATACCTGCTTCCGGTCCTCATCGCTCGCCCCCGCGCAAGGGGCGGAAAGGATGGTTCGAATGAGTTTCCCTGTACAAATAGACAGCGGCTAGCAGCCCCGTTGTGCCTCTGCTGACCTGTGTTTATCGGACTCCCCTTACCCTTTGGGGTGAGCTTTCCAGGAGGGTTACTTGCTCATTGTCTACGCGTCCAAAACTGGCAACGTCGAGCGTTTTGTACAGAAGCTGGGCTTTAGACGACTGCGCCTTGCGAGCGGCGAGGAAGGGGTCGCGGAGCCTTGTTTGCTGCTGACCTACACCACCGGCTTCGGCCAGGCGCCAGTAGAGGTGCTCCGCTTTGTGGAGCACAACCGGCCTCACATCCGGGGTGTGGCGGTGAGTGGCAACCGCAACTGGGGCAGCAACTTTGCCCGAG is a window of Meiothermus cerbereus DSM 11376 DNA encoding:
- the nrdI gene encoding class Ib ribonucleoside-diphosphate reductase assembly flavoprotein NrdI, with product MLIVYASKTGNVERFVQKLGFRRLRLASGEEGVAEPCLLLTYTTGFGQAPVEVLRFVEHNRPHIRGVAVSGNRNWGSNFARAGDVLAERYGLIVVHRFELAGTARDIAIVKEVIGALSRAQQCGAA